TGGACGATTACCCTGATTTGCTGCTTCTTCCCGGATAGAGGCTTCCAAGCGTTCCTCTTCATAGGTGGGAATGTAGATCAAAGGGTAGCGGGCGCGTAGCAGCAGTTTGAACTCATCACGAAAAGTCATAGGTAACAGTCATGAGTCATTGGTTATGTAGTCATTAGTCATTAGTTGAGCGCCAAAAGTCAAGAGTCCAAAGACAAGAATTAGAGCAAGCCGTGGAAGATGCACCACCTAACGGGAAAATTATTTTTGCAGGGCATCGCGGTTCTGGCAAATCGACTCTGTTAGCAAAGTTTGCTGACAAAATGAGGTGGCAAGGTTATTTTGTTGCCTTTTTTTCTATTGCTGACATGATTGAAATGTCTGATGTTAACCATGTCAACATTTTATATGCCATTGCAGTGACTTTACTAAGTAAAGCAACTGAATTCGGAATCGAAATACCTAAAGAAAGCAAAAAATCTCTTTTAGAATGGTTCACTACCACTCAAACAGAGACAGTTTCCAAAGAGTTAAAGTCTGAGATGGAAGCGGGTATTGATGTTCTCAAATTCATTACTGCCAAGCTGAAAAACGAAGCCACCTTTCGAGAAGAAATTACAAAAACTTACGAGCGCAAAATTTCTGAACTTGCCCGCAAAGCTGATGAGATTGCCGCTATAATTCAAATTGCCACTAATAAAAACAAACTCTTGGTGGTCATTGATGACTTGGACAAACTTGATTTGAGCTTGGTAGAAGATATTTACAAAAACAATATCAATTCTTTATTTTTACCGAAATTTCAAATTATCTATACAATACCTATTTCAGCAATACGTAATAGTCAATTACTCCCCGTTTTACAATCAGTGGTATCGCGTATTCAATTGCTGTCAGTCTGTAAATTTTTCAAGCCAGAAGATTGCCACAACACAGACATAGTTCCTAAAGAAAATTTGATAAACTTATTTCTTGAAATTCTAAAAAAACGCGTTCCAGAAGAATTAATTGAAACGGAAACTGCAAGAGAAATTATCCTGAAAAGTGGCGGGGTAGTAAGGGAATTGGTGCGAATAGCTAGGGAATGTTGCTCTCAATGTTTGCTGCTGATTCGTTCGGAACCAGAACGAAATGATATAAAAATTAACGAAGAAGTTCTCCAATTAGCAATAAAGGACTTGCGGAACGAGTTTGCTCGTCCATTGGGTGAGGATTTGCATAACATATTAGTAACGACTTACCAAAATCTCACACCCAAAGATGCCAAGAGTGAGGAGTTTCTTTCTCTGCTGCACGGATTGTACGTCCTGGAGTACGAGAACGATGATTTGTGGTATGACGTGCATCCAATTGTGGTGGATCTACTTAAGCGCAAGAAATTGATTGCATAATGTCAACAACTGATGTCAAAGTTGAGAATCAACGTAATTATCAGAAGTTAATGGTTGCCTTGGAAGCAAGCCAGGGTATTCTAAACTTGCTGATTGCAGTTTGCGATGACCGCAATTTACATAAATTAAAGGCGAAAGCCCACCAGTTAGTCAGAGAAATTTTCTGGAATTTCTCTGACTGAAGTTCTTGAGGGGTGGGATGAAGCCGATGGCACTTTTAAGTGCCTTCCCCATCTTTCAATTAATTCACTAACACTGATACCTCGATCGTCTGCTACCACTTTCATTCTTGCCCAAGTTGAGGGTGTAATAACAATACTTTTTTTGATTTTTTTCTCATCATAAAGTAGTGGCTCATTTTTAATAGCTTTTTTCTTAGGTCTTGGAGTTGACATAGCTTAGCTTATACTGATAAGCTAATTGTAGAAAAAAAACAATTAATTGTCAACTCTGGAGGTGAGAAGAAATCATGCCAAGGAAAACAACTCCATCATTTGTAGTCGAGTATCCGATAATTGTTAATTCCCAATCGGATAGGGAATTAAGAGCAAGGTTTAATGCCGGAATGAGATTGTTAAATGCAGTTCAATCTGAAGCACTTGCAAGGATGGAGTTAGTGAGAAATTCTCAGGCATGGGCAGAAGCTAAGAAACTAACCAAAACTCTTACAAAAAAAGGAGAAAAGATAAAAAACCCAGAGCGAGCAGAAGCGTTTGAAGCAGCGAAAAAAGCATACCGATTTACGGATGCTGACTTGCAAGACTATGCAACAATTGTCGCTAAACCTTCGCAGTGGATATGGTCTAAGCTTGATAGCCAATCCATTCAGAAAATCGGAACTCGCGTTTTTAAAGCAGTCAACAAAATACTGTTAGGTGTAGCTAGAAAAGTCAGATTCAAAAATAATCGCTCTTTTAGCTCGATGGAAGGCAAGCAGATTATCACGGGTATTCGAGTTGATAAAAACCTGGAAATGTTTGTTTGGGGTAAGCTGAAATGCCCTTTAATAATCGATTGGCTAGATCCTTGCAAAAAGCACGGTTGGGATTCTAAATGGAAATATGCTCGGATTATCAGAAGAGAGTTAAATGGTAAAACTCGTTGGTTTGTACAAATCATCTGTGAGGGCTTACCCTACCAAGGTCGAGCTAATACACAGTATAGAGATGCCTTGTGTAGTCTTGACGTTAATGTTTCCAACGTTGCCTATGTTAGTAAGGATAAAGCAGGATTAAAACCATTTGCCGATCGCGTTCCGACATACGAAAAAGAGATAAAAACTGCACAACGCAAACAAGAACGTTCTAGGAGGAAAAATAATCCTGATAATTTTTCTCTCAATGATATTGTATTTAAGGGTAAAAATAAAGGTAGGAAGGTTAAACGTAAGGGTCAGATAAAAAGAGGGAAAAATAAGACATGGAAAAATTCTAACAATTACAAGCGCATTGGACAAAAACGACGGGAATTAGAAAGACGCAAAACAGCATATACTAAATCTCAAAATCGTGCATTAGCTAACGAAATTCTCAGACTTGGTGGGAAGCACATTAATTTAGAGGACGTTAGCATAAAAGCTTGGCAGAAAATATATGGAAAAGCAACGAGTGCCAAGTCTCCAGGTTTTTTCCAATCAGAGATAATTCGTAAGGCTGAAAGTGCTAACGGAATTATCAATAAATATTCAACCCAAAAAACTGCCTGTTCCCAAACTCATCTCAACGGAAATAGAGTTAAGAAAAAACTCTCCGAACGCATTCACTATGATGAAACAGGAATTGTCATGCACAGAGATCTGTTTTCCAGCTACCTTGGGTTGTTCGTAAATCAAGAGGGTTATCTGTCTGTGGACGATGCTCGTAAAGAGTATTGGGGGTCGGAGCCGATCCTGAGTGCAGCATGGGCAGAATTCCAAAAACTTTCAAGCGCCGAGGCTCGTCCAAGGCCAGGATTTTCTTGAGTAATCCTTCGAGAAGGTCTGCGACAAAGGTTAAAAGTCAAGCCAGATAGAGACTATGGAGGAACGAAAAGCTTGATTGAGTGGTAAGCAATACTGCGTTTAGCCTGAAACCAACCCCTTCTAGGGGTTGGAGTGGCTCATGTGAAATCCTCATTCAGCTTCATTGTTGATAACAAAGAATTTATAAACCAAGAGGGATTTTGACACTAGAAGTAGTGGAAATAGATTAATTTGATTAGTAATTTTTTATCACTGCTACTACCATTTTTTCAACAAGGTAACTCAGGCAATAAATATGACATATTAATAACTAAACAGTATGGAAGTGAAATTAAGAGGGCTTACGCAACCTCAACAGTATTTTGGGGATTTCACACTAAATCCGTGTCTTATACCCCCTTTATAATCTAGTCCGCGCAGGCGGACTTCGTTTGTATAGCCGCGATTTCCAATCGCCGGGGCTAAGAGGGGTTATAAAAACGGATTTCGTTCCTGCAACTGCCAAAGCTAATGTGTAGCCGAAAGTTGGGGAATTGTAAAGTAAAAAGTTGTTCCCACTCCTGGTTCTGACTCAGCCCAAATACGCCCGTGGTGTCTTTCAACTATCTTTTTACAAATTGCTAAACCAATACCAGTTCCCGGTACTTCTTTACGACTGTGCAGTCTCTGAAAGATTTGGAAAATACGGTCAAGATACTGTGGCTTGATCCCTATTCCATTATCCTTGACACCAAAAAGCCATCCCTCATCTTTTAATTCTGCTGTAATTTGTATCTTGGGTGGTTCTTTACGGCGAAACTTAATGGCATTACTGACTAAGTTTTGAATTAGCTGTACCATTTGCGTGCTATCAGCCATGACAGTTGGTAGGCGATCGCAATCCACACTGGCATTGTTCTCTCCAATCAGCACTAACAGATTGTTCAGCGCCTGACGCACAACAGCATTGCAATCACAAGAAGTAAATGCTTTCCCTTTCGTCCCAACACGAGAGTATGCAAGCAAGTCTTGAATTAACTGGCGCATCCGTGTAGCCCCATCTATTATGTAGGCAATATATTCTGTAGCAGTGTCATCCAGACTATTTTGATACTCGTCTGCTAAAAGTTGGCTATAACCTGCTACTGCTCTTAATGGTTCTTGTAAATCATGAGATGCAACATAAGCAAATTGTTCTAACTCTTGATTGGAACGTTGTAACTCAGTATTAAGTTGCGTTAAGGTAGCATTTGCACTATATAGTTCTTTGGTTCTCTCTTGAACTCGGATTTCTAATTCATCCTTTGCTTGTCTGAGTGCTTGCTCTGCTTGTTTTTGCACGGTAATATTTTGGGACATTGACATACCAGCAAAAATCTCTCCCTGCTCGTTTCTCACTGGTATGATATGGAGGCGGTAAATGCGATCGCTATATGGAATGTCTGCTACAATAATCGTTCCTGTCAAGGCAGAACGGTAATAAGGTTCTAACATCGCGCTAGTTTCTGCTGGCAATGCTTCCCAAAGTTTTTTTCCCTCTAGTGTTTCGTGACTCAGTCCAACTTCTACTAACCCAGTTCCTTCAGCTAAGGTATAACGTAGCTCGCGATCGAACAACGTAACCGAACCATTGGGAAAATTTTGTACAAGGGTACGATAAAGCTCTTCACTGCGTGTCAGGGATTCCTCTGCTCGTTTGCGATCGGTAATGTCCCGACAGCTAATAACCCGTCCAACAATTTCCCCGTTCAAAAATTGCGGTTTGGAGTAACGTTCGCAAATCTTGCCATTCTTCAGTTCAAAAATGCCATATCCTTGAAAATCGGGTTGAGCAATTTCTTGTTCAATTTGAACGCGAAGCTTTTTTGGATTTTTTAATTGATCGTAGACAGAGAGTAATATCTTGTTATGGTCGTCCTTGTAAGGAACCACATCCCCGATTTGCCATAAGTCAAGATACTTTTGGTTAAAATTAATAATTTTATCGGTCAAATCTAGCGCCAGAATTGCATCTGCTGTAGATTCCAAAGTTGTTTGCAGCAAAGAAAGAGAATGCTCAACTTCTGCAGTGCGTTCCCTAACACGTTGCTCTAACAGTTCGTTTGTCTGTTTTAAATCAATTTCTGTCTGTTTCAGTGCTTCTTCTACTTGCTTGCGTTCCTGATTTTCTTCTTGTAGCGCCAAATTTGCTGCTTCTAATTGGGCTGGACTTGGCAAAGCCAAAGCCAAAGACACTATCGATCCTAATTGCAAAGCAGTATATAGAGAAATAATAGCTGTTCCAGCTTTCACGATACCAGCAAACCAATAAGCTGGATGCCAAAGAGTCCAAATTGCAAGTAAGTGAGTTGTGCCACAAAATATGATAAAGGCTCCAAATAGCCGGAAGACCCAACGAAAGGGTAAATCTTGGCGCTGTCGGGCAAAGTAAATCAAAAAAGCTGGAATAGAATAATAGGAAAGCCCAATAACTAAGTCTGAAAGTAAATGTAACCAGACCAGTTCTGGGTTCCACAGATAACAGTGTCCGTGGGAAATGAAATTATTTGGTGAGATAAAATTATAAAAAGATTCCCACATAATTACTGCTTCTTGATTCTGATTTACTGCTAGATCCCCGACTTCTTTGAGAAGTCGGGGATCTAACGATATCTAACCAAACTTAATTCGGGAGTTGTTTTTTCAAAGCCTCCAACGAAGCCCAGCGTCTATCAACAGGTGTATCTGACTTACTGACAGCATTGAGTACAATACCAGGACACTTGGCGTCACATAATTGTCTCTGTGGAAACTCCAAGGACATTTGCTCGTATAACCATTCACTCGGATAAAAATATCCTTGAGGTGACAAAGATTCTATTAAATCGTCAAAGGCAACTTCTCGTTCTAAGGGTAGGTCATTTGATTGGGGATCTGTTTCTTCTAACCAAATGATTTCTTTAGTATTCACTGCCAAACGATGATTGTAGTTCTGCAAGCACCGATTGCAAGTACAAGTAACAATTGCTTCTGCCTGACTTGAAACCTCTAAGTAATTTCCTTGATGCTGTACGCGGATGAAACCCCGTACCGGTGTCAGGGTTTCTAGACCGGGCAAAAACTCTTTGACCTGAATTTCTTCCGTCCGCTCTGGCGCTTTAGTTAGTTGCGGAATGTAAATCGCGTCCATGAGACTTGTGAGACATCCTCACTAAATTGCAAAATTTATGCACGATTATAAGTTTAGCTTTTCTACAAATTAGTTCATTCGCTTTTCTCTTCGGATTTCCGAAATTTTTTCAGAAAAGTCAGACGATTTTGGATTTTGGATTTTAGATTGGGACTTCCAAATAAAAAAGTCTTCAAATATCTCTTGTGGTAAGGGCGTCCCCGCCCGTCACTAGTAGAGAACAGGCGTCCCCGCCCGTCACTAGTAGAGAACAGGCGTCCCCGCCCGTCCCACAAGTAGTGGTAATTTATTTCTTGGAAATCCCTTGATTAGGCCTTAAGTAGCCATCATGTACTTTCCTACACCAGGATGGATGAAAATGGGCAAGGAGCAATAAATTATTTCTGACTATGCCCAATGCCCAATTCTCAATGACGCCAGGTGCTTCAACTCTGGAAACCAGAGCAACGCACTGGCTCCCCAATGCCCATCATTCCAATGAAGCAAGGCGTACAACAAGGTGACGATGTGGCTCTTTTCCTCGGCTAAAGGTTTCCAAATCGCCAAATTCCTTTAATAAGGTGTGAACTTGACGGCGTTCGGCGGAGCTGAGGGATTTTATTTCCACCTCTAGCCCTGAAGAACGCACTTGCTCTGCTGCAATTTCTGCCATTGAACGAATTTCTGTATATCTCCTAACACGGTAGCCATTGAGTTCCACAGTGTAAGAAGCCTGCAAATCTGGTGATTGATTCAAGTTGAGAATAGTGTTTGCCAGATACTGAACCGCATCTAGCACTGAACCTTCAGGACCGATAAAAGTCGCTATTTGTTCTGGTGTTAACTTACTCTCATCAATTGTTAACCAGTAGCTATCCGATTCGGAGGAATCCTCAAAATCATCAGATGCGGGAGTTGTTTCTATCTCACCTCTAACTTCAACAGAAAGCCCACTTAGCTGTAGGAGTGTTTTTAACCACTCCTGACCCCGTTCTATCCCATTATCGGTCATTGTTAACCTGTAGTCTTTTTCTTAGAACTTTTTGGCTCAAAAGGTAGCGCTTTTTGTGGTGTACCTTCTGCCTGTTTTTCCTGAATCTCTACAACTTTTTGCAATTCCTCTGGTAGAGGTTCGCGCATGAGTATATAGGTTTGCAGAGTCTGGAAAATATTACCAATCACCATATACATTAATACCCCTGCAGGTAGTGGAAAGAACAAAAACATCCCAGAGAAAATCACAGGAGTAATTTTGTTTACTGTATCCTGCTGTGGATTGGCACTAGCAGTATTCTGCGATCCAGACAGGATTTGGCTGACGTAAAGGGTAATGCCAAATAGAATCACCATTGCCACAATGTCCCAGTGAATTGCGCCATCTGGGTCAACTGCACCAACTCTACCCAAGGCATCAATAAAGAGAAATCCTTTATTGGAGGCTAATCCAGGAATCGTGCCTTGAATTGTCACATCTCCTGGTTGTAGTGCTTCTATATTACCCTCAGCATCGATTGTTACCCGGTCTTCCCCTTTCATGATTTTCCATTCAGGGATTAACTGGCTGTCAGGATATTCTGCTAAAAGTGCATCAAATGGTTTGCCTTCAGGTGTTTGATACACTATCTTAGTGTGTTCTCCAATCGCTAATTTGCTACCGCTAGGCAAGATAGCACTGACCTTTACGTGTTCTCCTTCAGCAACATAAATGTTTTGGGGAGGAGTTGCAAAGGCTTGAGGTTGAATTCGTTCAATTTGTTCGGCAGGAAAAATTTGCAAGTTAATGCTGTAGTTCACTCCAGCAAAAGGAGAACCCCTTAAAGTTGCAAACAGTGCTAGTAAAACTGGCATCTGCAAAAGCAATGGCAAACAACCTGCAAGTGGATTGCCAAATTCCTTTTGGACGTTCAGCATTTCCTCCTGTTGCTTTTGCGGATCGTCCTTATAACGTTCTTTAATTTCTTGCATCCGCTTGTTCATGACAGGCTGTACAATCCGCATCCGGCGCATATTGCGAATTGAACCAGCACTTAGGGGATAAAGTGCAAAGCGGATAATCAATGTTAACGCTACGATCGCCAATCCATAGCTAGGCACAATCCCATAGAACAAGTCTATGATTGGCAGCATTACGTTATTCGAGAGAAACCCGATACCAAAATCCATTATTCTGAATTCAACCTGAGGTACTGTGAATTGACTAATCTAATTTATCTAAATTATCTTATCGGTGATGGAGCATTGGGAATGGGGCATCGGGAATTGGGCATGGAGCATTGTTTAGAATAATTCAATTCCTATTTTTTTCTTTGCTATTTTCATTGCCCATTGCCCATTGCCCATTGCCCATTACTTCTTGTTAGCCGCAACGTAAGTGGGGTTTTTGGCGATGACTCTTTCTTCTATGTAGTTGTAGATTTCGCGAAATTTGGGAATAGCTCTCAATTCCAAACGACTGCCATCCTTCATCGTCAGCACCATATCTCCCCACAAGCCAATCCCACGGGGTACCTTGACAATTTTTGCCACTTCCGAGTATATCACGTCGCTACGTACTCGTCCCATCCAACCGCCTGTTACGGAAACTCGGCGATCGGTGATGCGGAAACGCAGCCATAATGCCCTAACAATTGCGCCTACTGTCAATGGTATACCGACTACAGTTAGCCCAATCAGTATGTTTACGATCAAATCCCCGATATGGGGGCTACCCTCAAAATAAACTTCCTCACGAATTCCCATTGAACACCTCGGCTTGTGCTAACAACTGCTCTAATTCTTGCAGAAATTGTTGGGTTACGCACTCCTGTTCTGCGGCTGTTGGTTTAACAACAACAACGAGTCGCCAACCTGGTGATATTTTGGGCAATAACTGATGCATCGCTGCTGCTATTTGCCGCTTAATGCGGTTGCGAACAACTGCTCGTTTGCTGACCTTTGTGCTAATCGAGATCCCAACTTGGGTTGGAGGAAGAGGGTGAGGGGGTGAGGGGGTGAGGGGGGAGTGTTTCCCTTGTCTTCCTTGTCCCTCTTCAGGGGTCGCATCCAAAGAAGGCTTTACGGAAGGCAATGGTCGTAAAGCTCTCAGCGTAAAATGGTAACTATTACGCCGGAGTCCTTCCCGAAAAACTGCCTGGAAATCTTTTCGAGATTTTAGTCTATGCGCTTTATGCAATGCCACAACTAACGACAGGGAATTGCTATGCAGAACTCTAAACGCTCAAACGATAACGTCCCTTTCTTCTTCTTGCTTTAATGACGTTTCTACCATCTGGTGTTCGCATTCTTGCCCGAAAACCAGAGGTTCTTTTTCTCTTCCGGTTGGTTCCCTCTAGGGTTCTTTTCATACTTTTGCCCTCTCTAGATGATTTTTATAAAAAAGTCACGATTCGCAATTTTATCATAAATTATGAGGGAGTGGGGAGTGGGGAGTGGAGAGTAGGGGTGAGAGAAACAAGGAAGACAAGGTGGACAAGGTAGAGTTTTCTCTCTTGTCTACCCCCACTCCCCACTCCCTATTCCCCACTCCCCAGTTTCTAACTGATGCTGAGAATCCACGTTCCAAGGTACTGAGAGAGGGGTACATCTCCAGAGGATTGAATGAGGCAATTGAAGTAAAACATTCCGCCCGATGAGGGGTTTTTTACGTTCGAGAGAACTAATTCTACATTGCTACCAGCTGGTACTGGCTCTTGGGGATACAGTGTAATCACGTGATTTTCTTTGTCCCACTTGACCTCAGAGAGGGGTACTGCTTTACCTTTGACCCGAATTTCCATCTTCTTGGGATCGAAGGATCCTTTGTAGTACTCAGGATAACTGATGACAAATTGAGCAACCGATCTTTTGAGCTTTTTGTTGGGAATTTTTAGCCGATAGCGATCCCACCCATTGGTTTGACCGCCAAAGTCTAATCGGAAGGGTAGTTGGTTTTCACCTTTGACACCACTAAATAGTGTGAATCCGGGTAAGCCTTCCGCCAAAGCGATCGCTGGGATACCAGCCAGCAAACAGCTAGTTATGGCTAAAGCAGAAAGTAAACGTCGCATGGTCAAGCTCCTACTTTTGGTTAGTGGTTAGTAGTTAGTGGTTAGTTGTGTGGGACAGGCGTCTCGCCTGTTATCGTTAAGTAGATACCTGTCATCGTTAAGTAGATACCTCTCATCGTTAAGTAGATAAGAATGACTAACTACTAATGGTTACACAGCACTGTCACTAAACTTTACTACTGATTATCAAAAATGGACGTAACATTAATACGAAATGTGCCATATACGTAGATTCATGGATGATTTTTCCTGGAAATATGGTTATTTTTATAACATTTTTTGAAAAACTCTTTGGCTCTAAGTACAAATACTGTCTTCATTTGATTATGTTAATAAATATATAAAAATATATCGAAATATATTTATTTTGTTATAAAAATTCAGTCAGTGATTAGAGACATTAAGATTTAACTTGGACTAGATTGAGTAAAATAATTTTTACTCAAAGCAAAAGTTTTTTCAATTTTTGCTAATAACTTTTTGAGAAGAATTTGCTTAGTATTGCGGTATGTAAAAAAAAGAAAACAAAATTTTTCAATCCCTAAAAGAAGTTGAAGACAACGAGGCAAAATTTGGGGATCAAATTAGGATGAGCAATAGAGGACCCAAGAAAGTGTCAAGGGGAAGGTGAAATTAGGTTGTATAAGGCAGAAGCTAGGAAGGCAGAAGGCAAAAGGGTATAACTTAAAACTTTTTCTTTCCTTCTGCCTTATACCCTCTGCCTTGCCTGAAGGTCTGATAAATTGAAGAGTGCGTTCGCGAAGGTTAAGTTATACTAGCTAGCCAATTGCACCAGAGCCAACGCTCATGCACCATAAAAGCGCTTGTTACCTCATCGGAAAAAATTTCAGCGCTTACAGAAGATATAAGTATTTATTCGCAAGGAGATTTCATGAGAATAGCTGTTGCTAAAGAAATAGAAGTTTGTGAGCGTCGAGTAGCCTTAATTCCTGACACCGTTGCTAAATTGGTAAAACAAGG
This genomic interval from Scytonema hofmannii PCC 7110 contains the following:
- a CDS encoding protein jag, whose translation is MTDNGIERGQEWLKTLLQLSGLSVEVRGEIETTPASDDFEDSSESDSYWLTIDESKLTPEQIATFIGPEGSVLDAVQYLANTILNLNQSPDLQASYTVELNGYRVRRYTEIRSMAEIAAEQVRSSGLEVEIKSLSSAERRQVHTLLKEFGDLETFSRGKEPHRHLVVRLASLE
- a CDS encoding AAA family ATPase; the protein is MEDAPPNGKIIFAGHRGSGKSTLLAKFADKMRWQGYFVAFFSIADMIEMSDVNHVNILYAIAVTLLSKATEFGIEIPKESKKSLLEWFTTTQTETVSKELKSEMEAGIDVLKFITAKLKNEATFREEITKTYERKISELARKADEIAAIIQIATNKNKLLVVIDDLDKLDLSLVEDIYKNNINSLFLPKFQIIYTIPISAIRNSQLLPVLQSVVSRIQLLSVCKFFKPEDCHNTDIVPKENLINLFLEILKKRVPEELIETETAREIILKSGGVVRELVRIARECCSQCLLLIRSEPERNDIKINEEVLQLAIKDLRNEFARPLGEDLHNILVTTYQNLTPKDAKSEEFLSLLHGLYVLEYENDDLWYDVHPIVVDLLKRKKLIA
- a CDS encoding ATP-binding protein, giving the protein MWESFYNFISPNNFISHGHCYLWNPELVWLHLLSDLVIGLSYYSIPAFLIYFARQRQDLPFRWVFRLFGAFIIFCGTTHLLAIWTLWHPAYWFAGIVKAGTAIISLYTALQLGSIVSLALALPSPAQLEAANLALQEENQERKQVEEALKQTEIDLKQTNELLEQRVRERTAEVEHSLSLLQTTLESTADAILALDLTDKIINFNQKYLDLWQIGDVVPYKDDHNKILLSVYDQLKNPKKLRVQIEQEIAQPDFQGYGIFELKNGKICERYSKPQFLNGEIVGRVISCRDITDRKRAEESLTRSEELYRTLVQNFPNGSVTLFDRELRYTLAEGTGLVEVGLSHETLEGKKLWEALPAETSAMLEPYYRSALTGTIIVADIPYSDRIYRLHIIPVRNEQGEIFAGMSMSQNITVQKQAEQALRQAKDELEIRVQERTKELYSANATLTQLNTELQRSNQELEQFAYVASHDLQEPLRAVAGYSQLLADEYQNSLDDTATEYIAYIIDGATRMRQLIQDLLAYSRVGTKGKAFTSCDCNAVVRQALNNLLVLIGENNASVDCDRLPTVMADSTQMVQLIQNLVSNAIKFRRKEPPKIQITAELKDEGWLFGVKDNGIGIKPQYLDRIFQIFQRLHSRKEVPGTGIGLAICKKIVERHHGRIWAESEPGVGTTFYFTIPQLSATH
- a CDS encoding DUF2808 domain-containing protein; this translates as MRRLLSALAITSCLLAGIPAIALAEGLPGFTLFSGVKGENQLPFRLDFGGQTNGWDRYRLKIPNKKLKRSVAQFVISYPEYYKGSFDPKKMEIRVKGKAVPLSEVKWDKENHVITLYPQEPVPAGSNVELVLSNVKNPSSGGMFYFNCLIQSSGDVPLSQYLGTWILSIS
- the yidC gene encoding membrane protein insertase YidC, with product MDFGIGFLSNNVMLPIIDLFYGIVPSYGLAIVALTLIIRFALYPLSAGSIRNMRRMRIVQPVMNKRMQEIKERYKDDPQKQQEEMLNVQKEFGNPLAGCLPLLLQMPVLLALFATLRGSPFAGVNYSINLQIFPAEQIERIQPQAFATPPQNIYVAEGEHVKVSAILPSGSKLAIGEHTKIVYQTPEGKPFDALLAEYPDSQLIPEWKIMKGEDRVTIDAEGNIEALQPGDVTIQGTIPGLASNKGFLFIDALGRVGAVDPDGAIHWDIVAMVILFGITLYVSQILSGSQNTASANPQQDTVNKITPVIFSGMFLFFPLPAGVLMYMVIGNIFQTLQTYILMREPLPEELQKVVEIQEKQAEGTPQKALPFEPKSSKKKTTG
- a CDS encoding PH domain-containing protein; this encodes MGIREEVYFEGSPHIGDLIVNILIGLTVVGIPLTVGAIVRALWLRFRITDRRVSVTGGWMGRVRSDVIYSEVAKIVKVPRGIGLWGDMVLTMKDGSRLELRAIPKFREIYNYIEERVIAKNPTYVAANKK
- the rnpA gene encoding ribonuclease P protein component, giving the protein MALHKAHRLKSRKDFQAVFREGLRRNSYHFTLRALRPLPSVKPSLDATPEEGQGRQGKHSPLTPSPPHPLPPTQVGISISTKVSKRAVVRNRIKRQIAAAMHQLLPKISPGWRLVVVVKPTAAEQECVTQQFLQELEQLLAQAEVFNGNS
- a CDS encoding YceD family protein — encoded protein: MDAIYIPQLTKAPERTEEIQVKEFLPGLETLTPVRGFIRVQHQGNYLEVSSQAEAIVTCTCNRCLQNYNHRLAVNTKEIIWLEETDPQSNDLPLEREVAFDDLIESLSPQGYFYPSEWLYEQMSLEFPQRQLCDAKCPGIVLNAVSKSDTPVDRRWASLEALKKQLPN
- the rpmH gene encoding 50S ribosomal protein L34 yields the protein MKRTLEGTNRKRKRTSGFRARMRTPDGRNVIKARRRKGRYRLSV